ATTTTCGTAAACATATTGTGCCATATTGTGCCAATGTATGCAtgtataattttaatattataattaatatgtgAAAAtagctttatttgtttattgattaaatatttataGATGAAGATCATACATCCAAGTACTGGTGTGGAGTATAACTGTACCGTCACTAAGACAGATGGCTGAGTGAGCTTTAAACACTGAACACCTGTGGAGCATGAGGGTCCTCCATGCCCCAACTTCTTGGTGGAAAGTATGCCATCAATCCCCGTGGACAGACAGTCACCACCTCTCTCATCTTCACTCCGTGGAAAATGGACTGTGAGCAATCCATCAGAACCAGGAATGTGCTTTTCTTgcctggtgtgtgtatgtgtgtgtgtacatgggCACTATGCCTCAAACTCTAAGATGGTGCTCCCCAATCCTGATTACATAAGTTTAGCATTACAGTTTAGAGTGCCGTCCTGGGGTTGAGAAACATGTACATCATGGCTATGTAAGCAGCACTAGCTTTGTAAAACAGTGTAGGCctgtttattacaaattaatatTTGACTAAGCGTCTGCAGCTTGAGCCATATGGAGTATACAGTGTTATGCAGAAATCTGCGCACCCCTGCTGCTgtgtgagtagaagatgaaccgATAATGCATAGTCATTTTACAAGGGGGCGGCTTTGTAAAAGAAAGATGTGCACCGATTGCCCTGTACCACTTGCTGGAGTAGTCACTGCCTTCTGGCatgatgatctgatcttcaAAGGTCACAGTTAAagagttaaagatgaaacatccTTTTCAACATTTTCAGCAACATTAGTGCACTTATTTAGAGTGACAGTGGggaaggagcaccatgcaaacatttgggctctctaaacacttttaccaaggtctcagaccatGCTGTTTGGGGCTTGTTCTGAACCTGGGGtaaggaaaggccaggtgatgcaaaatCCAAAGCTTTATAAACGCTCTGATTCCTCAAACCTTTtgccaacaatcagcagccatgggctcctcttaGCAGttgcctagcactctgaaaatGCTTTCCACAGCAAAAAGGAGGCAATTCTGTGAATCCAGAATGTAAACAAAGGTGTGGGATTTTGCATAAGCATGTTTTCTGTAGGTGTGTGAGCAACCACTATAGTGTGTAAGTCTTCTTAAGATGGAATACAATTTTGTTTTTAGACTAATTAAGTAATGTCACTAATCCAAAAGCTTGGTCATTTTGCAAGGATGCTTTTTGAAAGGAAGATGTACGCAGGTTGTCCTGTACCACTTGCTGGAGTAGTCTTAAACCCTCTGGTATTATTGACCTGTGCCATGGGGCACTttcagtacaccttcactacggcagctctagaacatcctacAAAGTTAGCGGTTTCCCTGATGCTGCCACCCAATAGCATAACAGCGATGCCCCACAGTCCACAGTTTTGTATTTACTGTGAATATGACAGTAAATCTTTAATGTAAAGTGTCTGTTCACATATATAGGTAGGGTAGTAAGTAAGAAAATATTTGTACATAAGGTGTAGCAAACATGTTTTGTTGGTTGTTGGcaagatgtgtgtatgtatttatgagGAAGGAAGTATACTCTTTCCTATTACATTCAGTTCCTCATTATTTTATGGGCTTAATTTCATTGTGTTTTGCTGTGGAAGCATCTAGACTTTTTTGCTCATTACTCATTTTGGAACTTTGGAATTGGGTTTTATTAGGACCCTAAAAGTCTCTTTAgtactataaaaaaaagagtctttttagtatagtatagtatatttaaatatatggacatatatGGACAATAAATATATGGCAGTGGCAGTGGACAGTAAAAACAGCTAATTTCTAAAtgatcttttaaaaaaaacccttcccagactcatctgcatcttcaaCCCTCTTTCTGAAGACTCTACTAAGCTCTTTGGATTTCATCACAGTAATAACACTCACAGATAAAGAGccaaccaaactaaatgtctgaggttaaataagacaggctcctccaaaatcatcTGTAATGACGTtaatgctgatgatgatgctaaTGTGGTGCACCTGAgtctaattttagacattttaagtagtaataaatgtggaagTGTCCTAACCTTTTCCTCACAGgtcatattattttttattaattgtgtATTACCTTCACCTCCCAATATAGTTCAATTTCAAGATcaaatgtgtgtgaatatattAAAAAGACTACACTGTATCTACACATGACTGTAGATATTCCACTGCAGTTCATATCTGTTCCTATAATGAGCTGATAAATGATACTAATGATCCATTACTACAGAACCTGTGTTTGTGGTAATTTATGACTGAGTATGTGTGCTTTCAGGCCCTTTCCTTTCAGACAGCTTGCATCAAAACATTGTTGCCATGGAGACAGGCACTAAATCCAATGGTTTCATTGACTCTCACTAAGATGTAttctacaataataataataataatcttcatCAAACAAACAATACTTTCCAAACATGTGCTAGATgctttaatacattttataaaacaCCAAAATAACACCAACATTAGTTGCACATACAAAAGTGTCTGGGATATTTTGCAGACAGTAAAACCTGAACCCTGACAAACATCATGAGCTTACTGGCAAGTTCAGGAACTCGCTGAGATCCTTACAATCTTGTTAGTGTGATTCAGTTCACTCGCTTTCCTGAAAATGGCAGCTGAGTTTTGCACTCCCACTAAACACCATAATCATTTTTACAGTAATTTTTGTAGGAAATTTGATTACCTATTGGAGCACATTATGTTACAATCTGTTGAAAAGTAATACAAGGTCAAGAAAAAAAGCCTACATGCAAGCTATATACAGAAATTGGGATACAGCAtttacagtaacacagtgttTCTCATCCCTGTCCTTCGGCCCCACCTTTTGCTCAAATCTAGCCACTAGTACACACATAATACACCTAATAGAGAACTCCACTGATTGTTCAAAACAGGGGCGTCATTAGACCCAATTAAAATGTTGCTCTGTCTCACTAAAATCACGGCAGTAAAAAGACAAATTTTGTAGGAAGAGCTACAGGACACACCACTGCAGGCACAACCTTTTCCACAAATCTCCCTGCCGTTAATGCCTTCAGTCAGAGCcagtttatttagatttttgctAGTAAAAGGGTCATTGACAACAAAAGGTTGTGAATATGTGATATACAACATATTCAATACCATACAACAGTAAACTACTTATTTTAAAAGCCTGTCTGATCTACATAAAATGCACTTAAGTATGTAAAGACAAAAATCACAATTTCACATGTAGTTTTATGCCGTAAAGAAAATTTAATGCATGTATGTGACAGGTAAATTATTAATatgataataatgttattatttgcATATTAGTATTATAgatcatttttatataattattaactagtaatattattaagCAAGCAGAAGGGTACAGCTGTGCCCCTCATATTTCTGTATGCCTCAGCACAACAAGTAGTCTAGAAACACCATGGGTTCACATTGCATAATTAAATTGATAAAACATAATTAATGTGATGTAATGTGAGATGGTATATTGTAGAGAAATCAGATTTCTTTCAAGTGTATTGGGAGCCGGGAATTGGCAAAAAATGTGACATCTGGTTGGCCTCAAAAACCAAATTGAGAAACACTGTGCTAACCGATAAAATGTGGCAGGACATTATTATATTCTATTTAGCTTAAGTGTAGTCACCCATTAccatataaaaaaaacccagttATGGAAagtaaatgtcttttttttacagatgaGTGGGTTATTCTTTTTAAACAGATGATCTCTTACATTATAAAATTACTTTCAACAGGTGAGTGGCTCTTTCAAGGCCTCCAGAACAGCTTGGGTACTAGTTGCACTATGCCTAGTAAATCTAAGAGGCTTGCTGGACAGCCACGGCAGCTGATGTAGGAGATGCAGGTGCAGGCCTGGACtcgtcctcctcttcttctccaccATTTTCATTACTGCCATCTTCatgatcatcctcatcatcctcatcctgcTCCTGCAGCACCTCCTCCTCTGCAAGTGTAGCTGTAGGACCATTGTCAAGATCTCCATCTTCTGTGACAGATAGGCCACCATCTGCACTACCTGGGGTGGAGGTACTGGGTTCCTTCCCGTTAGCCTTTTCCTCTTCAACGTGAACCTCGGCCACTGGCAGCTGACCATCAAGCCCTTCCATGGTAGGTACCTCAACAGTGGTCAAGGAGGTTGGTGAAGCCTCAGGATGAGCAGCTTCTCCATCGCCATCCCGCACCTTCTTGACATTAAAGGTCATGGGTGAGATGCGGAAGGAAGAGCTCTTGGTGGTGGGACTCTTGGGATGGTTGGGTGTGAAGCTCTTCTTGATCTTCTCGCGCCTCTCAGGAGGCACAATCTTGTTGATCTTCTTCTCAATGCTGCTTCTTGAGAACGCCTTCTTCAGGCTGTCCACCTTCTTCAGACTGGAGCGCTTGAACTTGTCAGCACGTGAGCGCTCCAGACGGTCAGACCCCAGGCCCGGCAGGATGTCTTCCTCATGTGCTTCAGCCAGGGGCTCTATGCTGCCCTCCGCCGGAGGGCTGGCTGCTCCCTCGTCCTCATCGGAAGACAGGCTGATGGTCTGCAGGCCTTCATCGTGGGAGCGGTTGGTGTCCATGGCTGAAGCGGGTGGAGAAGCAGGTACCTCATCCAGGACAGAAGTGGAGGCAAGATCTGCTGTGGAATCCTTAGTTACCAATGTGGAGGCGATCTCATTGTCTTCCTGAAAGGTATTGACAAAAATAGTATCTACATTAGAGAACAAATTTAGACCAAAAAGACATTTGTAACCTTAGCACAGAAATTGGCCTATCACGATAATTATCTTAGCAACTTATCGTACGATATATAGACCTCAATCATTTTAGTTGATCTCGATTTTGCACATTGTATTTACTTGCACATTTTTCAGGAGAGGCGCTGATTTTAGCGCATGTTAACAGCAGATTAAGTGCTGCAGGTTTTCTCACCATTTATTCAAGTGATATGTAGGCATATGTAGCTTGTATTCAAATGCAGAACAGAAACCGTGGCAAGTGTGTGTCACCTCCATAGTAAaactgtgagcaggcagcatgtaccgtcagctaccagcagggggcccagccagcaaagtatgaaagctggtggggttggagcaaagaactccccAGAATCCCCTGTGGTAATCAATgatgaccagacccacctgggTGGCATGGTATatatacacccagccaaacacaattccccgtcgcacctttgtagaggggcgaacggtaacagtgggtttaagtgagaacagtgaagaaaagctgaagttaaaagagaaaacagcTGAAGTTGAGGAAAGCTGAAGTTAAGAGAAaacagttttagatgtgaacAGCAAAAAGctgaagtgaaaagagaaaacagttttagatgtgaatAGCAAAaaactgaagttaaaagagaaaagcatttgagttgtcttttgtttgagtaaacatcactcctggtttttcctttgtttgttttcctgccgTTTTTCTATTTATGACCAGTGTTTATTGCCACCTCttgcagctgtggtggtgcagtggaagtacactgggctcccatgaccag
The genomic region above belongs to Salminus brasiliensis chromosome 8, fSalBra1.hap2, whole genome shotgun sequence and contains:
- the cavin2a gene encoding caveolae-associated protein 2a, with product MGEDSGHADRSAAAAASLPGPENSDPSTTSLVVDASDPQEGQDILVPGFNPSSTPSSPSHTLPRLGTKTPTSPTSSGSQVSAITVVALLDKLVAMVEAVQDNQRRMERRQAELEGTVRGVQGDVARLAKSHSTTANGVAKLLERSRKTGGYIKEVRERLERQGNQVKRLEANHAHLLKRNHFKVLIFQEDNEIASTLVTKDSTADLASTSVLDEVPASPPASAMDTNRSHDEGLQTISLSSDEDEGAASPPAEGSIEPLAEAHEEDILPGLGSDRLERSRADKFKRSSLKKVDSLKKAFSRSSIEKKINKIVPPERREKIKKSFTPNHPKSPTTKSSSFRISPMTFNVKKVRDGDGEAAHPEASPTSLTTVEVPTMEGLDGQLPVAEVHVEEEKANGKEPSTSTPGSADGGLSVTEDGDLDNGPTATLAEEEVLQEQDEDDEDDHEDGSNENGGEEEEDESRPAPASPTSAAVAVQQAS